Proteins encoded within one genomic window of Candidatus Methylacidiphilales bacterium:
- a CDS encoding MarR family transcriptional regulator: protein MSKSASANGARVFLALWKSWKAVESYDRSSIGATGLGFSDFAVLEVCLHRGPLPVNTIGRKVHLTSGSISTAVDRLEGKKLVRRQESDDDARVTLVELTPKGRLLIERVYREHAQRLDLLSDVLGSDERRQLVRLLTKLGRHAETIQAPQRPAGANTFNDV from the coding sequence ATGAGCAAAAGCGCATCCGCCAACGGAGCCCGGGTATTCCTCGCTCTGTGGAAGTCATGGAAAGCGGTCGAATCCTACGATCGTTCCTCCATTGGCGCGACTGGCTTGGGTTTTTCTGATTTTGCGGTCCTGGAAGTCTGCCTCCACCGGGGACCCCTTCCGGTGAACACCATCGGACGCAAGGTGCACCTGACCAGCGGCTCCATCAGCACGGCGGTCGACCGCCTCGAAGGCAAAAAGTTGGTGCGCCGCCAGGAATCCGACGACGACGCCCGGGTCACTCTGGTCGAACTGACCCCGAAGGGACGTCTTCTCATTGAACGCGTCTACCGGGAGCACGCACAGCGGCTCGATTTGCTCTCGGACGTTCTTGGCTCGGACGAGCGCCGCCAACTGGTCCGGCTGCTGACCAAACTGGGACGCCACGCCGAGACCATCCAAGCCCCCCAGCGACCCGCCGGGGCCAATACCTTCAACGATGTGTGA
- a CDS encoding DoxX family protein: MKKILQQLLQTENALHLLVLRLIVAIAIFPHGAQKALGWWGGYGFEGTMGFFTSKLGIPYVFALLAIAAEFLAPLALVLGLTSRIAAFGIGFTIATAAFMAHIQNGFFIDWMNTQQGAHGIEYHILLAGASLAVVIGGAGRWSLDRLIARRL; encoded by the coding sequence ATGAAAAAAATCCTCCAACAACTCCTCCAAACTGAAAACGCCCTCCACCTGCTGGTCCTCCGGCTCATTGTGGCCATCGCCATCTTCCCACATGGTGCGCAAAAGGCCCTCGGGTGGTGGGGTGGCTACGGATTTGAGGGAACCATGGGCTTCTTTACCAGCAAACTTGGCATTCCCTATGTCTTCGCCCTGCTGGCCATCGCCGCGGAATTCCTCGCCCCGTTGGCCTTGGTGCTGGGCTTGACCAGCCGCATCGCCGCCTTCGGCATCGGTTTCACCATCGCCACCGCCGCCTTCATGGCCCATATCCAAAACGGATTCTTCATCGACTGGATGAATACCCAACAGGGGGCCCATGGGATCGAATACCACATCCTTCTGGCCGGCGCCTCCCTCGCCGTGGTCATCGGGGGTGCTGGCCGCTGGTCGCTCGACCGGCTGATCGCCCGACGCCTGTGA
- a CDS encoding LysR family transcriptional regulator produces MMNPHHLELFYYVAKHRGIVAACRHIPYGVQQPAVSSQLIKLEESVGARLFERKPFQLTTAGAELFAFISPFFAGLADVESSLKGRVLRQLRLAGPTQLMRDHLPELLTRLQREEPGAKLRLIEADQRTAQDLLLRGEVDLAVAVMETRPPAGLKVDKLIDLPLLILVQSRSPYKRSVDVIRDGAAGKVPLVALPDHELLSRLFQTTLREKGLRWPVSIEVNSTELAGRYVALGIGAGLSAASPAAPPVPGVRALALQGFPTLPVAALWKGSLTPLASRFLSALRARAAAQKLPKQKQAPA; encoded by the coding sequence ATGATGAATCCCCACCACCTCGAACTTTTTTACTACGTGGCCAAGCATCGCGGGATTGTCGCCGCCTGCCGTCATATCCCCTATGGCGTGCAACAACCGGCGGTGAGCTCCCAATTGATCAAGCTGGAGGAATCGGTCGGCGCACGCCTCTTCGAGCGGAAACCCTTCCAGCTGACAACGGCCGGGGCGGAGCTTTTCGCTTTCATCAGTCCATTTTTTGCCGGTTTGGCGGATGTCGAATCCTCCCTCAAAGGCAGGGTCTTGCGCCAATTGAGGCTGGCCGGCCCCACCCAGTTGATGCGGGATCACCTGCCCGAGCTGCTCACCCGGCTCCAACGGGAGGAACCGGGTGCAAAACTTCGTCTGATCGAAGCCGACCAGCGCACGGCCCAAGATCTACTGCTGCGCGGCGAGGTTGATCTGGCTGTTGCTGTCATGGAGACACGCCCGCCGGCAGGGCTCAAAGTCGATAAGCTGATCGATCTGCCCCTCTTGATCCTGGTCCAATCCCGCAGTCCCTACAAAAGGTCGGTCGATGTGATCCGAGATGGGGCGGCCGGAAAGGTCCCGTTGGTAGCCCTGCCGGACCACGAGCTTCTCAGCAGGTTGTTTCAAACCACCCTGCGTGAAAAAGGCCTCCGTTGGCCCGTCAGCATCGAGGTCAATTCGACCGAACTTGCCGGGCGTTACGTCGCCCTCGGCATAGGGGCCGGCCTTTCAGCCGCCTCCCCCGCCGCTCCACCCGTCCCCGGAGTCCGCGCCCTGGCGCTTCAGGGTTTCCCCACCCTTCCGGTCGCCGCACTCTGGAAGGGTTCACTCACCCCGCTGGCCTCCCGCTTCCTCTCAGCCCTCAGGGCCCGGGCCGCCGCGCAGAAACTCCCCAAACAAAAGCAAGCCCCAGCCTGA
- a CDS encoding NAD(P)H-dependent oxidoreductase translates to MKKLLHIEASPRKQRSHSLAAARQLIDLWRQSHPDGNVETLDLWSAELPPFNEAALDAKYAILHGLPHTDAEKAAWDIIAGYAAQLTSADAIVISTPMWNFSVPYILKHYFDLVIQPGLTFSYSPETGYTGLVAGKKAVVVYARGGAYGPGTGAEAYDLQTRTVRQLLGFIGVSDVTDVLVEPTLAPADVQEASRTALQPALAAAAASL, encoded by the coding sequence ATGAAAAAACTCCTCCATATTGAAGCCTCCCCGCGCAAACAGCGTTCACATTCCCTCGCGGCCGCCCGCCAACTGATCGACCTTTGGCGGCAAAGCCACCCCGATGGAAATGTGGAAACGCTCGATCTTTGGTCGGCGGAACTCCCGCCCTTCAATGAAGCGGCTCTTGACGCCAAATACGCCATCCTCCACGGCCTGCCTCATACGGACGCGGAGAAGGCTGCCTGGGACATCATCGCCGGCTACGCCGCCCAGCTCACTTCGGCGGACGCCATCGTTATTTCCACGCCGATGTGGAACTTCAGCGTTCCCTACATCCTGAAGCATTACTTCGATCTGGTCATCCAGCCGGGTTTGACTTTCAGCTATTCGCCCGAAACGGGTTACACCGGTCTGGTTGCTGGCAAAAAAGCCGTCGTGGTTTACGCCCGCGGCGGGGCCTACGGGCCCGGAACCGGAGCCGAGGCTTATGACCTCCAGACCCGGACCGTGCGTCAGCTTCTCGGATTCATCGGGGTGTCCGATGTGACCGATGTTCTGGTCGAGCCCACCCTCGCTCCGGCTGATGTTCAGGAAGCCTCCCGAACCGCCCTCCAACCTGCCCTGGCCGCGGCTGCCGCCAGCCTTTGA